One window of the Aptenodytes patagonicus chromosome 5, bAptPat1.pri.cur, whole genome shotgun sequence genome contains the following:
- the ARTN gene encoding LOW QUALITY PROTEIN: artemin (The sequence of the model RefSeq protein was modified relative to this genomic sequence to represent the inferred CDS: deleted 1 base in 1 codon): MGCRRCCRVLGGEGGDDMLGRGRGEVCQLPADQLDAHPIPSVWTLTPTSTLAASMEQRAGPPEPRPAGPTTHLQPKEGTLWGLLAIFSLLAGLAAGTLRTPQCNETLGAAPTPRGMATASPAVEDGVEVPLAAAWSQLYGDNVTTGGPGTVELAEDLLLRAERSPPGASKAKKGARKPSRGARGRNCHIRNLMVKVRDLGLGFNSDEIVLFKYCSGSCHRARSNYDLTLGNLLRQQLITPGPQERVLSHPCCRPTRYEAVSFMDVQNTWQTVEKLSAAECSCIG; encoded by the exons ATGGGGTGCAGGAGGTgttgcagggtgctg ggaggcgAGGGAGGGGATGACATGCTtggcaggggcaggggagaggtgtGCCAGCTCCCAGCTGACCAGCTCGATGCCCACCCCATCCCCTCTGTGTGGACATTGACCCCCACCTCTACACTTGCAGCCAGCATGGAGCAGCGAGCGGGGCCACCAGAGCCGAGACCTGCAGGACCCACCACGCACCTGCAGCCCAAG GAGGGGACACTGTGGGGGCTCCTCGCCATCTTCtcgctgctggctgggctggctgcgGGTACCCTGCGAACCCCTCAGTGCAACGAGACGCTGGGTGCAGCCCCCACGCCGCGGGGCATGGCCACCGCCAGCCCGGCTGTGGAGGATGGCGTGGAGGTACCGCTCGCCGCTGCCTGGAGCCAGCTGTATG GGGACAACGTGACGACGGGTGGCCCGGGCACCGTGGAGCTGGCAGAGGACCTCCTGCTGCGTGCCGAGCGCTCACCACCAGGTGCCAGCAAAGCCAAGAAGGGGGCACGGAAACCCTCACGGGGGGCCCGTGGGCGCAACTGCCACATTCGCAACCTGATGGTGAAGGTGCGTGACCTGGGCCTGGGCTTCAACTCGGACGAGATCGTGCTCTTCAAGTACTGCAGTGGGTCCTGCCACCGGGCGCGCAGCAACTACGACCTgaccctgggcaacctgctgcgGCAGCAGCTCATCACCCCAGGGCCACAGGAGCGGGTTCTCAGTCACCCCTGCTGCCGGCCTACCCGCTATGAGGCTGTCTCCTTCATGGATGTGCAGAACACGTGGCAGACGGTGGAGAAGCTCTCGGCGGCCGAGTGCAGCTGCATCGGCTGA